A single window of Uloborus diversus isolate 005 chromosome 5, Udiv.v.3.1, whole genome shotgun sequence DNA harbors:
- the LOC129222344 gene encoding uncharacterized protein DDB_G0271670-like → MKFSVVCVLFYFVCLNGALGARLKRQAPATEEPFDWHQYVKSAESDAILEYTDPSNDALSSSDVNDQASATSAASSAEVEPKNSSESLTEGDKEASKEKSTDESTSKIVSSSNEVSVSKENDDLSDESSPNKLTPSNEDDSASESVSKTSSSKEEKNPSSDSSTSNKLTSSESKELSSDSSTNDPAASKEDDSSAESVSKTSSKEDKDPLPDSSTNSKSASAESKASSVDSSSKDSTSSSDNDSSESKPTSVGDQDSSESKSTSVSDKDSSESKSASSSKDSSESKSTSVSDKDSSESKSASSSKDSSESKSTSVSDKDSSESKSISNSKDSSESKSTSSSDKDSSESKSSNSKDSSENKSTSSSSKDSSESKSTSSSDKDSSESKSSNGKDSSESKSTSSSSKDSSGSTSSSNNKDSSSESSKEKSEEKHVSTHKPTKQNHLNPKVQGLNIGLYYILQNLNRRMLLGQELHFESLVKVLAMTYKIEKAGGNVIELNKILMKNIADAYPAALKDALAKGNF, encoded by the exons ATGAAATTTAGCGTGGTTTGTGTGCTCTTCTATTTCGTTTGCCTTAATG GTGCCTTGGGTGCTCGATTGAAAAGGCAAGCCCCAGCTACAGAAGAACCGTTTGACTGGCATCA gtaCGTAAAATCAGCTGAATCCGATGCAATCCTGGAATACACTGACCCTTCCAACGACGCATTATCTTCTTCAGATGTAAACGATCAGGCAAGTGCAACTTCTGCAGCCAGTTCTGCTGAAGTCGAACCCAAGAATTCTTCTGAATCACTGACAGAAGGAGACAAAGAAGCGTCTAAAGAAAAATCTACGGATGAATCGACATCAAAGATTGTCAGCTCTTCCAATGAAGTATCGGTGTCTAAGGAAAACGATGACTTGTCAGATGAATCTTCTCCAAACAAATTAACCCCATCAAATGAAGATGACTCTGCCTCGGAATCTGTATCAAAAACGTCATCttcaaaagaagagaaaaatccTTCCTCTGATTCTTCCACTAGTAACAAATTGACGTCATCAGAAAGTAAAGAACTTTCATCCGATTCTTCCACGAATGATCCTGCTGCATCAAAAGAAGATGACTCTTCCGCTGAATCTGTATCAAAAACATCTTCAAAAGAGGACAAGGATCCTTTGCCTGATTCTTCCACCAACAGCAAATCGGCGTCAGCAGAAAGCAAAGCTTCTTCTGTTGATTCTTCATCAAAGGATTCAACTTCATCAAGTGATAATGATTCTTCTGAAAGTAAACCTACTTCCGTAGGTGACCAAGATTCCTCTGAAAGTAAATCTACTTCCGTAAGTGACAAAGATTCTTCTGAAAGTAAATCTGCTTCAAGTAGCAAAGATTCCTCTGAAAGTAAATCTACTTCCGTAAGTGACAAAGATTCTTCTGAAAGTAAATCTGCTTCAAGTAGCAAAGATTCCTCTGAAAGTAAATCTACTTCCGTAAGTGACAAAGATTCCTCTGAAAGTAAATCTATTTCAAATAGCAAAGATTCCTCAGAAAGTAAATCTACTTCGTCAAGTGACAAAGATTCTTCTGAAAGTAAATCTTCAAATTCCAAAgattcttcagaaaataaatctaCTTCGTCAAGTAGTAAAGATTCCTCAGAAAGTAAATCTACTTCGTCAAGTGACAAAGATTCTTCTGAAAGTAAATCTTCAAATGGCAAAGATTCTTCAGAAAGTAAATCTACTTCGTCAAGTAGCAAAGATTCTTCTGGAAGTACAAGTTCGTCAAACAACAAAGATTCATCCTCGgaatcttcaaaggaaaaaagcgaaGAGAAACATGTCTCCACTCACAAACcaacaaaacaaaatcatttgaaTCCAAAAGTGCAAGGACTGAACATAGGTTTATACTACATTCTACAAAACCTGAACAGAAGGATGCTACTTGGTCAAGAATTACACTTCGAGTCATTGGTGAAG